The following coding sequences lie in one Pontibacter sp. G13 genomic window:
- the accD gene encoding acetyl-CoA carboxylase, carboxyltransferase subunit beta: MSWFKRVKDNILTKTEDKNNTPDGLWKKCPACKKALQTKALRKNSYVCLHCDHHLRIGSEEYFELLFDDGQYSEFGMEVVSSDPLEFTDTKKYPDRVKAMQAKTGLRDALRTAYGMCHGKPLVVAAMDFRFIGGSMGSVVGEKIARAIDYGLENHVPVLVISKSGGARMMEGALSLMQMAKISAKLALLSQKKIPYVSLLTDPTTGGVTASFAMLGDLNIAEPDALIGFAGPRVIKETIGRDLPEGFQRSEFVLEHGFLDYIVHRGELKDRLAQSLRLLMKNPPLEKEEETTQE; encoded by the coding sequence ATGAGTTGGTTCAAACGTGTCAAGGACAATATCCTGACCAAAACCGAGGACAAGAACAACACTCCGGATGGCCTATGGAAGAAGTGTCCTGCCTGCAAGAAAGCTTTGCAGACCAAGGCTCTTCGAAAGAATTCATATGTCTGCCTACACTGCGACCATCACCTTCGCATTGGTAGTGAAGAGTATTTCGAGCTACTGTTTGACGATGGCCAATACTCCGAATTCGGAATGGAGGTCGTATCAAGTGACCCGCTGGAGTTTACGGATACCAAGAAATATCCAGACCGCGTAAAGGCGATGCAAGCCAAAACCGGTCTTCGCGATGCTTTGCGCACCGCATACGGCATGTGCCACGGCAAACCGCTGGTTGTCGCTGCAATGGACTTCCGGTTCATCGGCGGTTCCATGGGGTCTGTTGTTGGAGAAAAAATCGCCCGTGCCATTGATTACGGATTGGAAAACCATGTCCCTGTGCTGGTTATTTCCAAATCTGGTGGTGCACGGATGATGGAAGGTGCCCTCAGTTTGATGCAGATGGCCAAGATCAGCGCCAAGCTGGCCTTGCTTTCGCAAAAGAAGATTCCATACGTATCGTTGCTGACCGATCCTACTACAGGTGGGGTGACTGCCAGTTTCGCGATGTTGGGAGACTTGAACATTGCGGAACCAGATGCATTGATCGGATTCGCCGGACCACGTGTCATCAAGGAAACCATCGGACGGGATCTACCCGAAGGCTTCCAACGTTCAGAATTCGTTCTGGAACATGGATTCCTCGATTACATCGTCCATCGTGGAGAATTGAAAGATCGCCTCGCCCAAAGCCTGCGATTGCTCATGAAAAACCCTCCACTGGAAAAAGAAGAAGAAACTACACAAGAGTAG
- a CDS encoding DUF4249 domain-containing protein codes for MKKTLLSTMILALLTTYMGCDLQQEVDLNLPEYEPQIVAESYLQVGQPPVITLTRSASFFEDIQLEFIRDAEVTLEHRGEIDTLVPFEIDFTDPDLGGVIDSNLIILLEPLFGSSLYIYTSLSPLPEDYNSEYRLGVRTLEDETISATTFIPPPVPIDSIVIKFDEDSMAAVQTYFFDPPGIRNYYRYSFRRRVTEIITDGSGNTDTVRTETIDQDFFLDDELTDGETIVVGTLFEYEPEDSVIIDLYSVTEAYFDFGETVQDAITANLSPFGQPTLIQSNVNGGTGIFTGVSQTQEQRVIP; via the coding sequence ATGAAAAAGACCCTCTTATCCACCATGATTCTGGCGTTGCTCACGACCTACATGGGGTGTGACCTTCAGCAGGAAGTGGACCTCAACCTACCGGAATACGAGCCTCAGATTGTGGCTGAATCCTACCTGCAAGTCGGCCAACCCCCTGTGATTACCTTGACGAGGAGTGCCAGCTTTTTCGAAGACATCCAATTGGAGTTTATCCGAGATGCAGAGGTGACCTTGGAGCATCGCGGGGAAATTGACACGCTGGTCCCTTTTGAAATTGACTTCACGGACCCTGATCTTGGAGGCGTGATCGATTCAAACCTGATCATCCTGTTGGAACCCCTCTTTGGGAGCTCCCTCTACATTTACACCTCCCTTTCACCACTGCCGGAGGATTACAACTCCGAATATCGGTTGGGCGTGCGGACGCTGGAAGATGAGACCATCTCTGCAACTACCTTCATTCCTCCTCCTGTACCGATTGACAGCATCGTGATCAAATTTGATGAGGACTCTATGGCGGCAGTTCAGACCTACTTTTTCGATCCCCCCGGAATTCGAAATTATTATCGCTATTCATTCCGGCGGAGAGTCACAGAGATCATTACCGATGGTTCCGGCAATACCGATACTGTGCGGACAGAAACCATTGATCAGGATTTCTTTTTGGATGATGAGTTGACCGATGGAGAGACGATCGTGGTAGGAACCCTCTTCGAATATGAGCCCGAAGATAGCGTGATCATTGATCTGTATTCCGTGACAGAGGCGTATTTCGATTTTGGCGAAACCGTGCAGGATGCGATTACGGCGAATCTCAGCCCCTTTGGGCAGCCTACCCTGATCCAGTCCAATGTGAATGGCGGAACGGGGATTTTTACCGGAGTATCTCAGACGCAGGAGCAGCGCGTCATTCCGTAG
- a CDS encoding DUF3817 domain-containing protein, producing the protein MQQFFNSHLGRFRLISLVEGISYILLMGVGMPLKYMFTDHADLTELGTSLVTMFGRAHGGLVVLFIVFGALAAMSRKWDIEKMAILFLASLIPFGAFWAEKKYLAPEAKAEAAQATA; encoded by the coding sequence ATGCAACAATTCTTCAACAGCCACCTCGGCAGATTCCGCCTCATCAGCCTAGTCGAAGGGATTTCCTACATCCTCCTTATGGGAGTCGGCATGCCGCTGAAATATATGTTCACTGACCATGCGGATTTGACAGAGCTGGGGACCTCACTGGTCACCATGTTTGGCCGTGCACATGGCGGCTTGGTGGTCTTGTTCATTGTATTTGGAGCGTTGGCGGCCATGTCCCGCAAGTGGGATATCGAGAAGATGGCCATTTTGTTTTTGGCCTCGCTGATTCCATTCGGCGCTTTTTGGGCGGAGAAGAAATATCTAGCACCAGAGGCCAAGGCCGAAGCAGCCCAAGCTACCGCCTAA
- the mutS gene encoding DNA mismatch repair protein MutS, with product MARPRKDGKKSSGKKETPLMKQYYAIKAQHPGTILLFRVGDFYETFGEDAVEVSQVLGIVLTKRANGAASHIELAGFPHHSLDTYLPKLVRSGKRVAVCDQLEDPKQAKGIVKRGVTELVTPGVTFNDKVLDSNRNNYLASIHIHNTKQVGVAFVEVSTGDFFCFSGNFEYAEKVLQTLSPSEVLVSRSEFRQVLQHFGEKLYLSRLDDWVYQYDYAREKLLDLLQTTSLKGFGIEDDKIGTIAAGSIVHYLNETQQKNLGHISRIYPFDDSEFVWLDPFTIRNLELVHPLHPDGKALVDVIDQCLTPMGARGLRRAILLPLKDIQQIQKRLDTVETFLKHQNKLHELVDHFQQLGDLERLASKVATQRINPRESTLLRDSLRQIAPIQHTLQSFDAPILASKADSFSDATPALSVLDKYLLEEVSANLMDGQVIRGGVSEELDELRAIKRNGKDLLLAMQQREVERTGITSLKIGFNKVFGYYLEVTHAHKDKVPVEWTRKQTLTSAERYITEELKDYEEKILNAEERIQTLETQLYQQFLHQMQLHLHTLQHNAKVIAELDMLLGFARVAQSRQYVKPIIQDDDSLDIKQGRHPVIETTLPADSPYIPNDIQLDNESQQIIIITGPNMAGKSALLRQTALITLMAQMGCFVPADAAQIGIVDKIFTRVGASDNISSGESTFMVEMNETAQIANNATSKSLILLDEIGRGTSTYDGVSIAWALVEYLHETPSCQAKTLFATHYHELNELENRLPRVKNFNVSVKEIDGKILFLRTLKPGGSEHSFGINVAAMAGMPSTLVKRAKNLLKHFEQNRIDDKQSAKSVKFSSKPTVQLNMFELKDADTLKIRNILAGSDIDRMTPVEALLKLQEIKQALMD from the coding sequence ATGGCAAGACCGAGAAAAGACGGCAAGAAATCCAGCGGAAAGAAGGAAACGCCCTTGATGAAGCAGTACTACGCCATCAAGGCTCAACACCCCGGGACGATTCTCCTGTTTCGGGTGGGGGATTTTTACGAGACATTTGGCGAGGACGCAGTGGAGGTTTCCCAAGTACTCGGGATCGTATTGACCAAGCGTGCCAATGGCGCAGCATCTCATATCGAATTGGCGGGATTTCCTCATCATTCGCTCGATACCTACCTTCCCAAACTGGTCCGCTCTGGCAAGCGTGTAGCGGTCTGCGATCAATTGGAAGACCCCAAGCAAGCCAAAGGAATCGTCAAACGGGGCGTCACAGAACTGGTCACGCCTGGCGTCACCTTCAATGACAAGGTCCTCGACTCCAACCGCAACAACTACCTGGCTTCCATCCATATCCACAACACCAAGCAGGTGGGCGTGGCATTTGTGGAAGTCTCTACGGGGGATTTCTTCTGTTTCTCTGGCAACTTCGAATACGCCGAAAAGGTCCTCCAAACGCTTTCACCATCAGAGGTACTGGTCAGCCGGAGTGAATTCCGCCAAGTACTCCAGCATTTCGGTGAGAAGCTCTATCTGAGCAGGCTGGATGACTGGGTGTATCAATATGACTACGCCCGGGAAAAACTGCTCGACCTGCTGCAAACCACCTCCCTGAAAGGATTTGGCATCGAAGACGATAAAATCGGGACCATCGCGGCGGGCTCAATCGTCCATTACCTCAATGAGACGCAGCAAAAGAATCTTGGCCATATTTCGCGGATCTATCCATTTGACGATTCTGAATTCGTCTGGCTCGATCCGTTTACCATCCGCAATCTGGAATTGGTACATCCCCTCCACCCAGATGGCAAGGCGCTGGTAGATGTCATCGACCAATGTCTGACTCCAATGGGTGCAAGGGGACTTCGCCGGGCGATTCTGCTCCCACTCAAAGATATTCAGCAAATCCAGAAACGACTGGATACCGTCGAGACCTTCCTCAAACATCAAAACAAGCTCCATGAGTTGGTGGATCATTTCCAGCAACTGGGAGACTTGGAACGGTTGGCCTCCAAAGTAGCCACCCAGCGGATCAATCCTCGGGAATCCACCCTCCTGCGTGATTCTCTCCGGCAGATTGCTCCTATCCAGCACACGCTCCAGAGTTTCGATGCCCCGATCCTTGCCTCAAAAGCCGACTCTTTTTCCGATGCCACCCCTGCCCTATCGGTCTTGGACAAATACTTGCTCGAAGAAGTCAGTGCCAATCTGATGGATGGGCAGGTCATCCGAGGGGGAGTTTCGGAGGAATTGGATGAGCTCCGTGCCATCAAGCGAAATGGCAAGGATCTCCTACTCGCCATGCAGCAGCGTGAGGTGGAACGCACGGGCATCACAAGCCTTAAAATCGGGTTCAACAAGGTTTTCGGGTACTACCTCGAAGTGACTCACGCCCACAAGGACAAAGTTCCGGTGGAATGGACCCGCAAGCAGACGCTCACAAGCGCAGAGCGATATATCACGGAAGAACTCAAAGACTACGAGGAAAAAATCCTCAACGCAGAGGAACGCATCCAGACGTTGGAAACGCAGCTCTATCAGCAGTTCCTCCACCAAATGCAGCTCCACCTCCACACTTTGCAGCACAATGCCAAGGTGATTGCGGAATTGGATATGCTCTTGGGATTTGCGCGGGTGGCTCAATCCCGCCAATATGTCAAGCCCATCATCCAAGACGATGACTCCCTCGACATCAAGCAAGGGCGCCACCCAGTCATCGAAACGACTCTTCCGGCAGATAGCCCCTACATCCCCAACGATATTCAGTTGGACAATGAGTCCCAACAGATCATTATCATCACGGGTCCCAACATGGCGGGTAAATCGGCTTTGCTGAGACAAACTGCCCTGATTACCCTGATGGCTCAAATGGGATGCTTTGTTCCGGCAGATGCTGCTCAGATCGGTATTGTAGACAAAATCTTCACACGGGTAGGTGCCTCCGACAATATCTCCAGTGGTGAATCCACCTTCATGGTCGAGATGAACGAGACTGCTCAGATCGCCAACAATGCCACGAGCAAGAGCTTGATTCTGCTAGATGAAATCGGACGGGGAACAAGTACCTACGATGGGGTATCCATCGCATGGGCGCTAGTGGAATACCTGCACGAAACTCCCAGCTGTCAGGCCAAAACGCTCTTCGCTACCCACTACCACGAACTGAATGAGCTGGAAAATCGATTGCCGCGCGTCAAAAACTTTAATGTATCGGTGAAGGAAATCGACGGCAAAATCCTCTTTCTCCGGACGCTGAAACCGGGAGGCAGCGAGCACTCCTTCGGGATCAATGTGGCTGCCATGGCCGGTATGCCGAGTACATTGGTCAAGCGCGCCAAGAACCTTCTCAAGCACTTCGAGCAAAACCGGATCGACGATAAGCAATCCGCTAAGTCTGTCAAGTTTTCTTCCAAACCTACAGTTCAGCTGAATATGTTCGAGTTGAAGGATGCGGATACGTTGAAGATCCGCAACATTTTGGCGGGCTCGGATATCGATCGGATGACACCGGTGGAAGCTTTATTAAAGCTTCAGGAGATTAAGCAGGCATTGATGGATTAA
- a CDS encoding cupin domain-containing protein: MEAYLIGIGRKLRKIRKDKKLSLSNVAGKAGVSAGLVSRIENGRTLPSLPVLINLVGALEEELSEFFLGIERDTFQKYTVIRREDLKELERENAAGFSYQLIYNRNLLSVGLEAVILTVQPGASREKTQTDAFEFKYMLSGRVTYLIDEEAVELGPGDSLFFDGRHPHNPQNNFEEPAVMLVMYLFLDSGSGN, from the coding sequence ATGGAAGCATATCTCATCGGGATTGGCCGAAAACTCAGGAAGATTCGAAAAGACAAAAAACTGTCTCTCAGCAACGTAGCGGGAAAAGCTGGTGTTTCTGCGGGCTTGGTTTCACGTATTGAAAACGGCCGTACGTTGCCTTCTCTGCCCGTACTCATCAATCTTGTCGGCGCTCTGGAGGAAGAACTCAGCGAATTTTTCTTGGGGATTGAGCGCGATACCTTCCAGAAATACACCGTAATCCGTCGCGAAGATCTCAAGGAATTGGAGCGAGAAAATGCTGCGGGCTTCTCCTATCAATTGATCTACAACCGCAACCTGCTTTCTGTGGGATTGGAAGCGGTCATTCTCACCGTTCAACCCGGTGCAAGTCGCGAGAAGACTCAAACCGATGCCTTCGAATTCAAATACATGCTCTCGGGTCGGGTCACCTACCTGATCGATGAGGAAGCGGTGGAACTCGGACCGGGCGACTCTCTCTTTTTCGACGGGCGACATCCCCACAATCCCCAGAACAACTTCGAGGAGCCAGCAGTCATGTTGGTGATGTATCTATTCCTCGACAGCGGAAGCGGAAACTAG
- the trxA gene encoding thioredoxin codes for MAKPVEFTDANFEELVLKSDKPVLVDFWATWCGPCRAIAPVIEELASEMDGQAVIGKLDVDNNPGVSQKYGVMNIPTLLVFKNGEMVDKHVGIAPKSVIQNKVAAHA; via the coding sequence ATGGCAAAACCCGTTGAATTTACCGACGCCAATTTTGAGGAGTTGGTATTGAAATCCGACAAACCTGTATTGGTGGACTTTTGGGCGACTTGGTGTGGACCTTGCCGCGCAATCGCTCCTGTAATCGAGGAATTGGCTTCCGAAATGGACGGCCAAGCGGTAATCGGAAAACTGGACGTAGACAATAATCCCGGCGTTTCCCAGAAATATGGCGTCATGAATATCCCAACTTTGTTGGTATTCAAAAACGGCGAGATGGTAGACAAGCACGTGGGTATTGCCCCCAAATCCGTGATCCAAAACAAGGTAGCAGCTCACGCCTAA
- a CDS encoding TonB-dependent receptor plug domain-containing protein has product MNSIRTILGLGLWLFSFSIPIQAQFTLSGTLRAVETGETLIGATIAIPELGLGTYTNDFGFYSLSVPVAADSVEVKIAYTGYLTVSRMWLPESDQIWDIELQVASLDEVVIEAESYQEQLKSTQMSVERVTIEEAKALPALFGEVDIIKTLQLKPGVSAGSEGSSGIFVRGGGSDQNLVLLDNTVVYNPSHLFGFFSTFNSDAVKDVKLYKGGFPAKYGGRLSSVIDVKMKEGNRKKFSGAGGLGLISSRLTLEGPIVKEKASFLISGRRTYVDLITRQINRANEDNDDFNPIPDYFFWDGNAKVNWQINDRNSLYLGGYLGKDAFNFTDLGFDFNFNWGNANATLRWNYIMNPNLFLNVSASFADYEYMITNKFDIFSFELSSRITDQALRADFTWQPNNRHTIRFGGSGIRHDFDVGRLDAGSEDGSFDVESGQRFVGTEIGAYLSDDIEVSEKVQANVGLRFSGFANDSTFYAGAEPRASLRFLATDRLSLKASYAMMFQYLHLVANSGATLPTDVWYPSNATVKPQRSQQLAGGINYALGEKYLMSIEGYYKWLDNQIDFRNGAELFVNPNLDEEFVFGEGWAYGTELYFEKKKGRWKGWIGYTLAWSWRQFDGTFRTGEFEVSDAINNGEAFPATSDKRHDITVVSIFEVNKRITVSGSWEYRSGTPTTLAPGYFFQLGQEFGSVGSIPLQVPDFGFRNDFRLPAYHRMDLGVVFKFFPKWGTSDITVSAYNAYNRRNPYFIYIDTVDDDNGVPIRNVAQQVALFPIIPSVTWNFAF; this is encoded by the coding sequence ATGAACTCAATTCGTACGATTTTGGGACTCGGCCTTTGGCTGTTTTCCTTTTCCATTCCTATCCAGGCCCAGTTCACCCTGAGTGGCACCCTCCGAGCCGTCGAAACAGGCGAGACCTTGATTGGCGCAACCATCGCGATCCCGGAGCTTGGCCTTGGAACCTACACCAACGACTTTGGATTTTACTCCCTCTCTGTGCCCGTTGCTGCCGACTCGGTGGAGGTGAAGATTGCCTATACCGGTTATCTGACAGTTTCCCGTATGTGGCTTCCCGAATCCGATCAGATTTGGGACATTGAGCTACAGGTGGCGAGTTTGGATGAAGTGGTGATTGAGGCCGAATCCTATCAAGAGCAATTGAAATCCACCCAGATGTCCGTCGAACGCGTCACCATTGAGGAAGCCAAAGCACTTCCGGCATTGTTTGGAGAGGTGGACATTATCAAGACCTTGCAGCTGAAACCGGGCGTTTCTGCGGGAAGTGAGGGCAGTTCGGGAATATTCGTCCGCGGGGGAGGTTCGGATCAAAACTTGGTCCTGCTGGACAATACGGTGGTCTACAATCCTTCCCATCTATTTGGCTTTTTCTCCACGTTCAATTCCGATGCCGTGAAGGACGTGAAACTGTACAAAGGGGGGTTCCCTGCCAAATATGGAGGAAGACTTTCATCGGTCATCGACGTGAAGATGAAGGAGGGCAATCGCAAGAAATTTTCAGGGGCAGGAGGACTCGGGCTCATTTCCTCCCGCCTGACGCTTGAGGGACCCATCGTCAAGGAAAAAGCCTCGTTTCTGATCTCTGGCCGACGTACGTACGTGGATTTGATCACTCGTCAGATCAACAGAGCCAATGAGGACAACGACGATTTTAACCCCATTCCCGACTATTTCTTTTGGGACGGAAATGCCAAGGTGAATTGGCAGATCAACGATCGGAACTCCCTGTATTTGGGCGGTTATCTCGGCAAGGATGCCTTCAACTTCACCGATCTTGGATTTGATTTCAATTTCAATTGGGGCAATGCCAATGCGACCCTTCGCTGGAATTACATCATGAACCCCAATCTTTTCCTCAATGTGTCCGCCTCCTTTGCGGATTATGAATACATGATTACCAACAAGTTCGACATCTTTAGTTTCGAATTGAGCAGCCGGATCACCGATCAGGCACTTAGGGCAGATTTCACCTGGCAGCCCAACAATCGCCATACCATTCGATTTGGGGGGAGTGGCATTCGACACGATTTTGACGTAGGTCGACTGGATGCAGGTTCTGAGGATGGCTCCTTCGATGTGGAGTCTGGGCAACGATTTGTGGGAACGGAAATCGGAGCATATTTATCGGATGATATCGAGGTATCCGAGAAGGTCCAGGCCAATGTCGGATTGCGTTTCTCGGGTTTTGCCAATGATTCGACGTTTTATGCAGGCGCAGAGCCTCGTGCTTCCCTCCGCTTTTTGGCCACCGATCGATTGTCTCTCAAGGCCAGCTATGCCATGATGTTTCAATACCTGCATCTCGTGGCCAATTCTGGCGCAACCCTTCCCACAGATGTCTGGTACCCTTCCAATGCCACAGTAAAGCCTCAGCGGTCTCAACAGTTGGCAGGTGGAATCAATTACGCCTTGGGTGAAAAATACCTGATGAGTATAGAAGGCTATTACAAATGGCTGGACAATCAGATCGACTTTCGGAATGGCGCTGAGCTATTCGTCAATCCCAATCTGGACGAGGAATTTGTATTCGGTGAAGGCTGGGCATATGGAACAGAACTCTACTTCGAAAAAAAGAAGGGGAGATGGAAAGGATGGATCGGATACACGCTCGCGTGGTCTTGGCGGCAGTTTGATGGAACTTTCCGCACAGGGGAATTCGAAGTGTCGGATGCCATCAACAATGGCGAAGCATTCCCGGCAACCAGCGACAAGCGGCATGATATCACGGTTGTATCCATCTTTGAAGTAAATAAGCGCATTACGGTCAGCGGTAGTTGGGAATACCGGAGCGGCACCCCGACGACCTTGGCACCCGGCTATTTCTTCCAATTGGGACAGGAGTTCGGCTCGGTAGGAAGTATCCCACTGCAAGTGCCGGATTTTGGGTTTAGGAACGACTTCCGACTCCCGGCCTACCATCGGATGGATTTGGGGGTGGTCTTCAAGTTTTTCCCGAAATGGGGCACTTCGGACATCACGGTTTCTGCCTACAATGCCTACAATCGCCGCAATCCCTATTTCATTTACATCGACACCGTAGACGACGATAACGGAGTTCCCATTCGCAATGTCGCCCAGCAAGTGGCCCTGTTTCCCATCATCCCATCAGTCACCTGGAATTTTGCCTTCTAA
- a CDS encoding LysR substrate-binding domain-containing protein produces MTLTQFSYVVALDTYQNFADAARHCHVTQPTLSTQIKKLEEELGVLLFDRSKKPVIATSIGQRIVRQAKRVLEEAQRIPEMIQVESGLFSGDLNVGIIPTLSPYLLPLFVTRFMEQFPHVNLIIHELMTHQILEKLDKGMLDFGILVSPLPNRELRIDPLFYEAFVVYLSANHPFTQKDSLSLSELDVQEMWLLKEGHCFRNQSMRICAKQSFDQQRHQLKFESGSLETLKRMVDMQHGYTLLPELAVQELDPSRRALLKPFAEPKPVREVSLVTRKDYLKEELLDAFKQTLLAYIPEEMRQSQRGELIRWD; encoded by the coding sequence ATGACTTTGACCCAATTTTCCTATGTGGTGGCGCTGGATACCTACCAGAATTTTGCGGATGCGGCCAGGCATTGCCATGTGACGCAGCCCACGCTGTCCACACAGATCAAGAAACTGGAGGAAGAATTGGGGGTTCTGCTATTTGACCGATCCAAAAAGCCCGTCATTGCCACATCGATCGGCCAACGGATCGTTCGGCAAGCCAAGCGAGTCCTAGAGGAAGCACAGCGAATTCCAGAGATGATTCAGGTGGAATCAGGATTATTTTCCGGGGATTTGAACGTGGGGATTATTCCGACCTTGAGTCCGTACCTGCTGCCTTTGTTTGTAACTCGGTTCATGGAGCAGTTTCCACATGTCAATCTCATTATCCATGAATTGATGACTCACCAGATCTTGGAGAAATTGGATAAGGGAATGCTGGATTTTGGCATTTTGGTGTCTCCACTCCCCAACCGAGAGCTCCGGATCGATCCGCTTTTTTACGAAGCATTTGTGGTGTATTTATCCGCCAATCACCCATTTACCCAAAAAGATTCCCTATCCCTCTCGGAACTGGATGTGCAGGAAATGTGGCTACTCAAAGAAGGGCACTGCTTCCGAAATCAGAGTATGAGGATCTGTGCCAAACAGTCATTTGACCAGCAGCGGCATCAACTTAAGTTTGAAAGTGGAAGTCTAGAAACGCTGAAGCGGATGGTAGACATGCAACATGGATACACCTTGCTCCCAGAATTGGCGGTGCAGGAGTTGGACCCTAGTCGCCGAGCTTTGCTCAAGCCATTTGCCGAACCCAAGCCCGTGCGGGAAGTCAGCCTCGTCACGCGTAAAGATTACCTCAAGGAAGAATTGCTGGATGCGTTTAAGCAGACCTTATTGGCATACATACCCGAAGAAATGCGTCAATCTCAGCGAGGAGAATTAATCCGATGGGATTAG
- a CDS encoding NAD(P)-dependent alcohol dehydrogenase encodes MKAVLYDRYGGPELLHLGETIAPPLKRGYVLVNVHAAALNPIDCEVRKGRFKFMTGRKFPRIPGSDFAGEVVQASPEIGDFKKGDRVYGFTEVFKGGSYAEVVSVPASTISHVPDTLSWEDAASIPLAALTALQGLRDQAQLAKGQSVLINGASGGVGVHAVQIAKILGAEVTAICSYRNTDRMRDLGADFVIDYTQTNYLEQPRTYDVFFDVFGNQSYSKTRHLLSPAGHYVSTIPTPGNFLSGLTNPFRNQQVHVVVVKSHRENLALLAEWLHSGLLKPIVDKTFAFSEADQAQSYLETRRARGKVVLHHWGV; translated from the coding sequence ATGAAAGCTGTCCTGTACGATCGTTACGGTGGGCCTGAGTTGCTGCACCTTGGCGAAACAATTGCCCCTCCCCTCAAACGTGGATATGTACTCGTCAATGTTCACGCCGCAGCCCTCAACCCCATCGACTGCGAAGTCCGTAAGGGGCGATTTAAATTCATGACAGGCAGGAAATTTCCTCGTATCCCGGGCTCAGACTTTGCGGGAGAAGTCGTACAGGCCAGTCCCGAAATCGGTGATTTCAAAAAGGGAGATCGGGTGTACGGATTTACAGAGGTGTTCAAAGGGGGCTCCTATGCAGAAGTGGTGAGCGTCCCAGCCTCCACAATCTCTCATGTTCCAGATACCCTCTCGTGGGAAGATGCAGCCTCCATCCCACTAGCAGCTCTCACCGCCCTCCAGGGACTGCGAGATCAAGCTCAACTCGCCAAAGGGCAATCGGTCCTCATCAATGGCGCCTCTGGAGGGGTAGGTGTACATGCCGTCCAAATAGCCAAAATCCTCGGTGCCGAAGTGACCGCCATCTGTAGCTACCGCAACACGGATCGTATGCGCGATCTGGGGGCCGATTTCGTCATCGACTACACGCAAACCAACTACCTCGAACAACCTCGAACCTATGATGTGTTTTTCGATGTTTTCGGGAACCAATCCTATTCCAAAACGCGACACCTGCTCTCCCCCGCAGGCCACTATGTCTCCACCATCCCCACTCCGGGTAATTTCCTCTCTGGCCTGACCAATCCTTTCCGCAATCAACAGGTCCATGTGGTCGTAGTCAAATCTCACCGTGAAAACCTTGCTCTACTCGCAGAATGGCTGCATTCGGGTCTGCTGAAACCGATCGTGGATAAGACTTTTGCCTTCTCGGAAGCAGATCAGGCTCAGTCTTATTTGGAGACGCGAAGGGCGCGGGGTAAGGTGGTCCTCCACCACTGGGGCGTCTGA